From a single Sporosarcina oncorhynchi genomic region:
- a CDS encoding S1C family serine protease produces the protein MANFTTRFISTVGAGVLGSAFTLGVVANTDILQTKPATEEAVASVTSPNVVQTAATHSKESLSDMVEHASKAIVGVSNFKDAGNRFAGNSSMKEYGTGSGVIYKMDGEHAYIVTNNHVIEGSQKVEVTLHDGEKADAELIGTDALTDLAVLKVSSKGIDTALEFGDSDKVRAGDSVVAIGNPLSLEFSGTVTQGIISAPARSIDVKTTAGNWQMNVIQTDAAINPGNSGGALINTAGELIGINSLKIAENGVEGIGFAIPSNDVVPLVEEITKSGKIERPYIGIGLADLADVPYMYVQHLPQEVKGGVIVTNIDPLSAASKAGLKEQDVITAINDTDINNSMELRQFLYAKLKIGDKAKLTVYTGSEKRTVELTLTSNTPVQ, from the coding sequence ATGGCTAATTTCACAACACGTTTCATTTCTACGGTTGGTGCTGGGGTGCTCGGTTCGGCATTCACACTGGGTGTTGTCGCGAATACGGATATTTTACAGACGAAGCCGGCAACAGAGGAGGCGGTTGCTTCGGTCACATCGCCTAATGTCGTACAAACAGCAGCAACCCATTCAAAAGAGTCGCTTTCGGATATGGTGGAGCATGCGTCAAAAGCGATTGTTGGCGTATCCAACTTCAAGGATGCAGGGAATCGATTCGCGGGGAACTCATCCATGAAAGAATACGGCACCGGATCAGGGGTTATTTATAAAATGGATGGTGAACACGCCTATATCGTCACGAATAACCATGTCATTGAAGGATCACAAAAAGTGGAAGTGACGCTTCACGATGGAGAAAAAGCGGATGCGGAATTGATTGGGACCGATGCATTGACTGATTTGGCGGTTTTGAAAGTTTCCAGCAAAGGCATCGATACAGCACTTGAATTTGGCGATTCGGATAAGGTGCGTGCGGGAGATTCAGTCGTCGCAATCGGAAATCCCCTAAGCCTTGAATTCTCCGGAACTGTTACGCAAGGCATCATCAGCGCACCTGCCCGTTCAATCGATGTCAAAACAACTGCGGGTAATTGGCAAATGAATGTAATACAGACAGACGCAGCCATTAACCCCGGTAACAGTGGGGGCGCGCTCATTAATACTGCCGGCGAACTAATCGGTATTAACAGTTTAAAAATTGCTGAAAACGGCGTCGAAGGCATCGGATTTGCGATTCCAAGCAATGATGTTGTGCCACTCGTTGAGGAGATTACGAAGAGTGGTAAAATCGAACGACCATACATCGGAATCGGCCTTGCAGATCTTGCGGACGTTCCATATATGTATGTACAGCACTTGCCACAAGAGGTGAAGGGCGGCGTCATCGTCACAAATATCGACCCTTTATCCGCCGCAAGCAAAGCCGGTTTGAAAGAACAAGACGTCATTACGGCCATTAACGATACAGACATCAACAACTCGATGGAACTTCGCCAATTCCTGTATGCCAAACTAAAAATCGGCGACAAAGCGAAGCTCACAGTGTATACAGGTTCTGAAAAACGGACTGTTGAATTGACTTTAACAAGCAATACGCCAGTGCAATAA